One Chromatiaceae bacterium genomic region harbors:
- a CDS encoding accessory factor UbiK family protein gives MLDPKYLDDLTRRLAGSLPQGLQALHQDIDRNLRAGLEAGLSRLDLVTREEFDVQSAVLARTRAKLERLETQVAELERALRPDGPAR, from the coding sequence ATGTTGGACCCCAAATATCTCGACGACCTGACCCGGCGCCTGGCCGGCAGCCTGCCCCAGGGACTCCAGGCACTGCACCAAGATATCGACCGTAACCTGCGCGCTGGCCTGGAGGCCGGCTTGTCCAGGCTGGACCTGGTGACCCGGGAGGAATTCGATGTCCAAAGCGCCGTCCTGGCCCGCACGCGCGCTAAACTGGAGCGCCTGGAGACCCAGGTGGCGGAGTTGGAGCGAGCGCTAAGGCCCGACGGACCCGCGCGCTAG